Proteins encoded within one genomic window of Sebastes fasciatus isolate fSebFas1 chromosome 18, fSebFas1.pri, whole genome shotgun sequence:
- the LOC141756424 gene encoding gamma-crystallin M2-like: MTSSNMNMMNKIVFYEDKNFQGRSYECMSDCPDMSSYMSRCHSCRVERGCFMVYDRTNFMGNQHFMRRGEYADYMSMMGMNDCIRSCRMIPMHRGSYRMRIYERDNFQGQMQELMDDCDNIMDRHSMSNMMSCNVMEGHWLMYEQPNFRGRMMYMRPGEYRNFSSMGMSGMRFMSMKRIMDSCH; this comes from the coding sequence ATGACTTCCAGCAACATGAACATGATGAACAAGATCGTCTTCTACGAGGACAAGAACTTCCAGGGCCGCTCCTACGAGTGCATGAGCGACTGCCCCGACATGTCCTCCTACATGAGCCGCTGCCACTCCTGCAGGGTGGAGAGGGGCTGCTTCATGGTCTACGACCGCACCAACTTCATGGGAAACCAGCACTTCATGAGGAGGGGCGAGTACGCCGACTACATGAGCATGATGGGCATGAACGACTGCATCAGGTCCTGCCGCATGATCCCCATGCACAGAGGCTCCTACAGGATGAGGATCTACGAGAGGGACAACTTCCAGGGCCAGATGCAAGAGCTGATGGACGACTGCGACAACATCATGGACCGCCACAGCATGTCCAACATGATGTCCTGCAACGTGATGGAGGGCCACTGGCTGATGTACGAGCAGCCCAACTTCAGAGGAAGGATGATGTACATGAGGCCCGGCGAGTACAGGAACTTCTCCAGCATGGGCATGAGCGGTATGAGGTTCATGAGCATGAAGCGCATCATGGATTCCTGCCACTAG